The following proteins come from a genomic window of Montipora capricornis isolate CH-2021 chromosome 9, ASM3666992v2, whole genome shotgun sequence:
- the LOC138017786 gene encoding uncharacterized protein, translated as MAAFLAGKLAREKNGRFGKAWFKQRDGNLWKGSKRKLSESDKIVESVSLSKCEYPVTGRREAKELDDGCKSCGKPLRLADCTQETISGLGSFLYITCGEESCGEINVCHTSKMHRANAGTRGRPVFDINTKLAAGMLHAGIGPSHVNSLLTSINLPAVAENTLKAREREIGPVIEKVAKESCETALQVEKTKWISAEGSDGSETVGIGASYDAGWQKRGKGHNSLTGAGTMIGIKSGQVIGYSTRNKRCAICEAASRTGQAKVRCHDCRLNWSGSSKAMEPDMELVKEGVT; from the exons ATGGCGGCTTTCCTCGCGGGAAAGCTAGCACGCGAGAAAAATGGGCGTTTCGGAAAGGCATGGTTCAAACAAAGAGATGGAAATTTGTGGAAAGGAAGTAAACGAAAGCTGAGCGAAAGTGATAAAATCGTCGAAAGCGTTTCTTTGTCGAAGTGTGAATATCCGGTAACCGGCAGACGTGAGGCGAAGGAGCTTGATGATGGCTGTAAGTCATGTGGAAAACCACTCCGTCTAGCGGACTGTACACAAGAAACGATTTCGGGTTTGGGAAGCTTTTTATACATCACCTGTGGGGAAGAAAGTTGTGGCGAGATAAATGTGTGCCACACGAGCAAAATGCACCGAGCGAATGCGGGCACCCGAGGAAGACCAGTGTTTGACATAAACACGAAACTCGCTGCCG GAATGTTACATGCGGGAATTGGTCCTAGCCACGTGAACTCGCTACTAACATCCATCAACCTGCCTGCTGTTGCTGAGAATACTCTGAAGGCCAGAGAAAGAGAAATTGGTCCAGTCATAGAAAAAGTTGCAAAGGAATCCTGCGAAACAGCGTTACAAGTAGAAAAGACCAAATGGATAAGCGCGGAGGGGAGTGACGGAAGTGAGACCGTGGGAATTGGAGCATCGTATGACGCCGGTTGGCAGAAGCGTGGAAAAGGACACAACAGTCTTACTG gagctgGTACTATGATTGGTATAAAATCTGGACAAGTAATTGGATATAGTACAAGAAATAAAAGGTGTGCTATTTGTGAGGCTGCTTCAAGAACAGGACAGGCAAAAGTTAGATGCCATGATTGTAGACTCAACTGGTCTGGTTCATCTAAGGCCATGGAGCCTGATATGG AACTGGTTAAAGAGGGGGTTACATAA